A part of Desulfobotulus pelophilus genomic DNA contains:
- a CDS encoding IS3 family transposase, whose protein sequence is MAHFISWLGLAPSKYYNWQNRYGKANEHNALIPRDFWLEDWEKKAIVDFYLEHPLEGYRRLTFMMLDRDVVAVSPSSVYRVLRAGNLLRRWNGKPSKKGTGFVQPLKPHEHWHIDVAYVNLCGTFYYLCSILDGCSRYIVHWELRQSMNEKDVEIILQRAREKYPNATPRIISDNGPQFIAKDFKEFVRIAGMTHVRTAPFYPQSNGKLERYHKTIKNECIRPKVALSLEEARVQIADYIRYYNAERLHSALGYVAPKDKLEGQDKQIFKERDKKLEAAREARKQKRLEEKERPVLRCPKPTPGEIYNSLTQQGTLSISS, encoded by the coding sequence TTGGCGCATTTTATTTCCTGGCTGGGGCTTGCCCCAAGTAAGTATTACAACTGGCAGAACCGTTACGGCAAGGCCAATGAACATAACGCCCTGATTCCCCGAGATTTCTGGCTTGAAGACTGGGAGAAGAAGGCCATTGTCGATTTTTACCTGGAGCACCCGCTGGAAGGCTACCGGCGCTTGACCTTCATGATGCTGGATCGCGATGTGGTTGCCGTCAGCCCCAGCAGCGTTTATCGTGTCCTGAGAGCGGGCAATTTGCTGCGGCGTTGGAACGGTAAACCCTCCAAAAAGGGAACGGGCTTTGTGCAGCCCTTGAAGCCCCATGAGCATTGGCATATTGACGTCGCTTACGTCAACCTTTGCGGCACCTTCTATTACCTGTGCAGCATCCTTGACGGATGCAGCCGCTACATTGTCCATTGGGAGCTGCGCCAGTCGATGAACGAAAAAGACGTGGAAATCATACTCCAGAGGGCCAGGGAGAAATACCCAAATGCCACGCCCAGAATCATTTCCGACAACGGCCCGCAGTTCATTGCCAAAGATTTCAAGGAGTTTGTTCGGATAGCCGGCATGACGCACGTGCGGACCGCGCCCTTTTATCCGCAGAGCAACGGCAAACTGGAACGCTATCACAAAACCATCAAGAACGAGTGCATTCGTCCCAAAGTGGCCCTATCTCTCGAGGAGGCCAGGGTCCAGATTGCCGACTACATCCGCTACTATAACGCAGAGCGGTTGCACAGTGCCCTCGGATATGTCGCGCCCAAGGACAAACTGGAAGGCCAGGACAAGCAGATTTTCAAAGAGCGTGACAAAAAACTGGAAGCGGCCAGAGAGGCCAGAAAGCAAAAACGGCTGGAGGAGAAGGAGCGCCCCGTCCTTCGCTGCCCAAAACCTACACCCGGGGAGATCTATAACTCGCTAACTCAACAGGGAACACTCTCCATTTCCAGCTGA
- a CDS encoding transposase, which yields MRKKRHNYSAQEKVTILKRHLVDRVAVSDVCDEYDLQPTVFYRWQKEFFENGAAAFEKSNSARNRAEQKRIEQLEAKLQAKNEVLSELMEEHVQLKKERGVR from the coding sequence ATGCGAAAAAAACGGCATAATTACTCGGCTCAAGAGAAAGTCACCATTCTCAAGCGGCACCTTGTTGACCGGGTTGCAGTCTCTGATGTATGTGACGAATACGATCTGCAGCCCACGGTTTTCTATCGTTGGCAGAAAGAGTTTTTTGAAAACGGGGCTGCCGCTTTCGAAAAATCCAACTCCGCCAGGAACAGGGCCGAGCAAAAACGCATTGAGCAACTTGAGGCCAAACTGCAGGCCAAGAACGAAGTTCTTTCCGAGTTGATGGAGGAACATGTTCAGTTAAAAAAGGAACGTGGGGTTCGCTAA
- the rfbF gene encoding glucose-1-phosphate cytidylyltransferase, with amino-acid sequence MKAVILAGGLGTRISEETHLKPKPMVEIGGRPLLWHIMKIYSLHGIHDFIICCGYKGYMIKEYFANYFLHMSDVTFDMTTNSMKVHEKKAEPWKVTLVDTGEDTLTGGRLKRVASYLENEEAFCFTYGDGLADADISSEIVFHHSHGKLATVMAVEPPGRYGALELDRGQVAGFTEKPKGDGGMINGGFFILSPLVLNRIEGDSTSWEAGPLERLARDGELMAYTHRGFWHAMDTLRDKNYLERLWSSGNAPWKKW; translated from the coding sequence ATGAAGGCTGTTATACTGGCAGGCGGGCTTGGCACTCGTATTAGTGAAGAAACGCATCTAAAGCCAAAGCCTATGGTTGAGATAGGCGGTAGGCCGCTACTCTGGCATATTATGAAAATTTATTCTCTCCATGGGATTCATGATTTCATTATATGCTGCGGATATAAAGGGTATATGATCAAGGAATATTTTGCTAACTATTTTCTTCATATGTCCGATGTTACTTTTGATATGACCACAAACAGCATGAAGGTGCATGAAAAAAAAGCGGAACCTTGGAAGGTGACTCTGGTAGATACGGGAGAAGACACCCTTACCGGTGGTCGATTAAAGAGAGTAGCTTCCTACCTGGAAAACGAAGAGGCTTTTTGTTTTACTTATGGTGATGGTTTGGCAGATGCTGACATTAGTTCTGAAATTGTCTTCCATCATTCTCACGGAAAACTAGCCACGGTAATGGCCGTTGAACCGCCCGGTCGTTATGGTGCTTTGGAGTTGGATCGCGGTCAAGTAGCAGGTTTTACGGAAAAACCCAAAGGGGATGGGGGGATGATCAATGGAGGTTTTTTTATCCTTTCACCTCTGGTCTTGAACCGGATAGAGGGTGACAGTACTTCTTGGGAGGCTGGGCCTCTTGAAAGGCTTGCAAGAGATGGAGAACTGATGGCCTATACTCACCGAGGTTTCTGGCATGCTATGGATACTTTGCGAGATAAGAATTATCTGGAAAGACTTTGGTCTTCAGGAAATGCCCCATGGAAAAAATGGTAA